The DNA window CTAACCGCTACCGTGTACCCCGTATCGGTTTCGTTAACAAAATGGACCGTTCCGGTGCCGACTTCCTGAACGTGGTAAAACAGGTAAAAGAAATGCTGGGTGCTAACCCCGTTCCTTTAACCCTGCCTATCGGTGCTGAAGATACTTTCAAAGGTGTGGTTGACCTGATCACCATGAAAGGTATCATCTGGGACGAAGAAGGTAAAGGTGCTACCTACCAGGAGATCGAAATTCCGGAAGACATGAAGGAAGAAGCGAACGAATGGAGAGCTAAACTGGTAGAAGCCGTTGCTGAATACGACGATACCCTCATGGAGAAATTCTTCGAAGATCCTAACTCTATCTCCGAAGCTGAAATCCACGAAGCAATCCGTAAAGCTACCATCGATATCGCTATCATCCCTATGATGTGCGGTTCTTCCTTCAAAAACAAAGGTGTTCAGAAAATGCTGGATGCGGTTTGCCGTTACCTGCCTTCTCCAATGGACATCGAAGCGGTTAAAGGTACAAACCCTGACACCGGTGAAGATATTGAACGTAAACCAGATGCTAAAGAACCACTGTCTGCACTGGCTTTCAAAATCGCAACCGATCCTTTCGTAGGTCGTCTGGCGTTCTTCCGGGTTTATTCCGGTCACCTGGATGCGGGTTCTTATGTACTGAACACCCGTACCGGCAAAAACGAACGTATCAGCCGTATCATGCAGATGCACGCTAACAAGCAGAACCCGATCGATTTCATCGAAGCTGGTGATATCGGAGCTGCTGTTGGTTTTAAAGATATCAAAACCGGAGATACCCTGTGTGATGAAAAATCACCGATTATCCTGGAATCTATGACCTTCCCAGAACCAGTTATCAGCATCGCTATCGAGCCTAAAACTCAGGCAGACGTTGATAAAATGGGTATGGCACTGGCTAAACTGGTAGAGGAAGATCCTACCCTGAAAGCTAAAACTGACGAAGAAACCGGCCAAACCGTACTGAGTGGTATGGGTGAGCTTCACCTGGAAATCATCGTTGACCGTATGCGTCGCGAGTTCAAGGTAGAAGTTAACCAGGGTGCTCCGCAAGTAGCTTACAAAGAAGCCCTGACTACCAAAGTTGAACACCGTGAAGTATTCAAAAAACAAACCGGTGGTCGTGGTAAATTCGCTGATATCCAGATCGAAATCGGACCTGCTGATGCAGAATGGCTGAAAGAAAATGACGGTAAAGCCTTCCAGTTTATCAATGATATCTTTGGTGGTGCTATCCCTAAAGAGTTCATTCCTGCTGTACAGAAAGGCTTTGAACAGTCCCTCAGCCAGGGTGTTCTCGCTAACTTCCCGCTGGTAAACCTGAAAGTGCGTCTGTTCGACGGTTCATTCCACGCAGTAGACTCCGACGCTATGTCCTTCGAACTCTGCGCCAAACAAGCCTTCCGTGAAGCTGCCCGCAAAGCTAAACCAGTTCTGCTGGAGCCTATCATGAAAGTGGAAGTTCAAACTCCTGACCAGTACATGGGTGACGTTACCGGTGACCTCAACCGTCGTCGCGGTATGCTGGAAGGTATGGACTCCAAAAATGGTGTTCAGGTTATCAAAGCTAAAGTTCCATTGAGCGAAATGTTCGGTTACGTAACGCAACTGCGTTCACTGTCTTCCGGCCGTGCTAGCTCCATCATGGAATTCTCTCACTACTCTCCGGCTCCGAACAACGTAGCGGAAGAAGTGATCGCGAAAGTAAAAGGTAAAGTAAACGCCTAATACATATTTTTTCCATAGAAAAAG is part of the Chitinophaga flava genome and encodes:
- the fusA gene encoding elongation factor G gives rise to the protein MADLRFQRNFGIAAHIDAGKTTTTERILYYTGKSHKIGEVHEGAATMDWMAQEQERGITITSAATTCFWNFPTLQGKALPDTKQFKFNIIDTPGHVDFTVEVERSLRVLDGLVALFCAVSGVEPQSETVWRQANRYRVPRIGFVNKMDRSGADFLNVVKQVKEMLGANPVPLTLPIGAEDTFKGVVDLITMKGIIWDEEGKGATYQEIEIPEDMKEEANEWRAKLVEAVAEYDDTLMEKFFEDPNSISEAEIHEAIRKATIDIAIIPMMCGSSFKNKGVQKMLDAVCRYLPSPMDIEAVKGTNPDTGEDIERKPDAKEPLSALAFKIATDPFVGRLAFFRVYSGHLDAGSYVLNTRTGKNERISRIMQMHANKQNPIDFIEAGDIGAAVGFKDIKTGDTLCDEKSPIILESMTFPEPVISIAIEPKTQADVDKMGMALAKLVEEDPTLKAKTDEETGQTVLSGMGELHLEIIVDRMRREFKVEVNQGAPQVAYKEALTTKVEHREVFKKQTGGRGKFADIQIEIGPADAEWLKENDGKAFQFINDIFGGAIPKEFIPAVQKGFEQSLSQGVLANFPLVNLKVRLFDGSFHAVDSDAMSFELCAKQAFREAARKAKPVLLEPIMKVEVQTPDQYMGDVTGDLNRRRGMLEGMDSKNGVQVIKAKVPLSEMFGYVTQLRSLSSGRASSIMEFSHYSPAPNNVAEEVIAKVKGKVNA